A single Cupriavidus sp. D39 DNA region contains:
- the rpoH gene encoding RNA polymerase sigma factor RpoH, producing the protein MNNRLPTVPQGAGTFALTFPGTLGNIDSYIQAVHRIPLLTPEEEQRLARELREHDSVDAARRMVLSHLRLVVSIARQYLGYGLPHADLIQEGNIGLMKAVKRFDPDQGVRLVSYAMHWIKAEIHEYVLKNWRMVKVATTKAQRKLFFNLRSHKQGAHTFTPEQIDAVARELNVKPEEVMEMETRLSGGDLALEGQIDDGEEDFAPIAYLADNHNEPTRVIEAQRHDRLQVQGLEEALSKLDDRSRRIIEARWLQVNDDGSGGSTLHELADEFGVSAERIRQIETAAMKKMKGALQAFA; encoded by the coding sequence ATGAACAACCGTCTGCCTACGGTGCCGCAGGGCGCCGGGACGTTTGCGCTGACCTTTCCTGGAACGCTGGGAAATATCGACAGCTATATCCAGGCTGTCCACCGTATTCCCCTGCTTACCCCCGAGGAAGAGCAGCGGCTTGCGCGCGAGTTGCGCGAGCACGACTCCGTCGATGCGGCGCGCCGCATGGTGCTGTCGCACCTGCGCCTGGTGGTGTCCATCGCCCGCCAGTACCTCGGCTATGGCCTGCCCCACGCAGACCTGATCCAGGAAGGCAATATCGGCCTGATGAAGGCGGTGAAGCGCTTCGACCCGGACCAGGGCGTGCGGCTGGTGTCGTACGCCATGCACTGGATCAAGGCCGAGATCCACGAATACGTGCTGAAGAACTGGCGCATGGTCAAGGTGGCTACCACCAAGGCCCAGCGCAAGCTGTTTTTCAACCTGCGCAGCCACAAGCAGGGCGCCCATACCTTCACGCCGGAACAGATCGACGCGGTTGCGCGCGAGCTGAACGTCAAGCCGGAAGAAGTGATGGAGATGGAAACCCGCCTGTCGGGCGGCGACCTGGCGCTCGAAGGGCAGATCGACGATGGCGAAGAAGACTTCGCGCCCATCGCCTACCTGGCCGACAACCACAACGAGCCGACCCGCGTGATCGAGGCCCAGCGCCACGACCGCCTGCAGGTGCAAGGCCTGGAAGAAGCGCTGTCCAAGCTCGACGACCGTAGCCGCCGCATCATCGAGGCGCGCTGGCTGCAGGTCAACGACGACGGCTCGGGCGGCTCCACGCTGCATGAACTGGCTGACGAATTCGGCGTTTCCGCCGAACGCATCCGCCAGATCGAAACCGCGGCGATGAAGAAGATGAAGGGTGCGCTGCAGGCCTTTGCCTAA
- the ybiB gene encoding DNA-binding protein YbiB, with amino-acid sequence MTTTPTSPAAPAAPAFAAAKYIKEIGRGVNGARALPREDAQALFDAMLAGRVADIELGAVLMAYRIKGEAPHELAGMLDAAHAHCLPLAGPADRIVVSIPSYNGARKQPNLVPLLALLLAREGVPVLVHGSRQFNGRVTSISLFEALGVAPCGSVAQAESQLRSKDAQPGPLAVLPIDVLSPALARMLDKRMQIGLRNSAHTVVKMLQPVGAHSPAEALRLYSYTHPEYRETLTDYFSREPANVLLARGTEGEVVADARRNSRIDWLHDGHQRTLVDPTSGSIVEVPELPPGSDVDQTAAWIRLVLDGKLPVPAPIATQIDAIRDCLQQGTRVAWASPV; translated from the coding sequence ATGACCACCACGCCCACCTCCCCTGCGGCTCCCGCCGCCCCTGCTTTCGCTGCCGCGAAGTACATCAAGGAAATCGGCCGGGGCGTCAACGGCGCCCGTGCGCTGCCGCGCGAAGACGCCCAGGCGCTGTTCGATGCCATGCTGGCGGGTCGCGTGGCCGATATCGAGTTGGGCGCGGTGCTCATGGCCTATCGCATCAAGGGCGAGGCGCCGCACGAGCTGGCCGGCATGCTCGATGCCGCACACGCGCATTGCCTGCCGCTGGCCGGCCCGGCGGACCGCATCGTGGTGTCCATCCCCAGCTACAACGGCGCGCGCAAGCAGCCCAACCTGGTGCCGCTGCTGGCGCTGCTGCTGGCGCGCGAGGGCGTACCGGTGCTGGTGCACGGCTCCCGCCAGTTCAACGGGCGCGTCACCAGCATCTCGCTGTTCGAGGCGCTGGGCGTCGCGCCTTGCGGCTCCGTGGCGCAGGCCGAATCCCAGCTGCGCAGCAAGGACGCCCAGCCCGGCCCGCTGGCCGTGCTGCCGATCGACGTGCTGTCGCCGGCGCTGGCCCGGATGCTGGACAAGCGCATGCAGATCGGCTTGCGCAACTCCGCGCATACGGTGGTCAAGATGCTGCAGCCGGTGGGCGCGCACTCCCCGGCCGAGGCGCTGCGGCTGTATAGCTACACCCACCCCGAGTACCGCGAAACCCTGACCGACTATTTCTCGCGCGAGCCCGCCAATGTGCTGCTGGCGCGCGGCACCGAAGGCGAGGTGGTGGCGGACGCCCGGCGCAACAGCCGCATCGACTGGCTGCACGACGGGCATCAGCGCACTTTGGTCGACCCGACTTCCGGCTCCATCGTGGAAGTGCCGGAGTTGCCGCCCGGCAGCGACGTGGACCAGACCGCGGCCTGGATCCGCCTCGTGCTGGACGGCAAGCTGCCCGTGCCCGCCCCGATCGCCACGCAGATCGACGCCATCCGCGACTGCCTGCAGCAAGGCACGCGGGTAGCCTGGGCCAGCCCGGTCTGA
- a CDS encoding ABC transporter ATP-binding protein: protein MEKFVRIEHVGQTFKTKKGPFVALRDVNLTIASGEFITLIGHSGCGKSTLLNLLAGLDRPSAGALICAEREIAGPGPDRAVVFQNHSLLPWLTCFDNVYLGVERVFGGSESKAQLKARTHDTLAMVGLTHAEAKYPQEISGGMKQRVGIARALAMEPKVLLMDEPFGALDALTRAHLQDELIKIVAKTRSTVVMVTHDVDEAVLLADRIVMMTNGPAATIGEVLKVDLPRPRERMALAGDKDYHACRTAVLDFLYRKQRNPALKEAA, encoded by the coding sequence ATGGAAAAGTTCGTCCGTATCGAGCATGTCGGGCAGACCTTCAAGACCAAGAAGGGGCCGTTCGTGGCCCTGCGCGATGTCAACCTGACCATCGCCAGCGGCGAGTTCATTACGCTGATCGGCCATTCGGGCTGCGGCAAGTCCACCTTGCTCAACCTGCTGGCCGGGCTGGACCGGCCCAGCGCCGGCGCGCTGATCTGCGCCGAGCGCGAAATCGCCGGCCCGGGCCCGGATCGGGCGGTGGTGTTCCAGAACCATTCGCTGCTGCCCTGGCTGACCTGTTTCGACAACGTCTACCTTGGCGTGGAGCGCGTGTTCGGCGGCAGCGAAAGCAAGGCGCAGCTGAAGGCCCGCACGCACGACACGCTGGCCATGGTTGGCCTGACCCACGCCGAAGCCAAGTATCCGCAGGAGATCTCGGGCGGCATGAAGCAGCGCGTGGGCATCGCCCGGGCGCTGGCCATGGAGCCCAAGGTGCTGCTGATGGACGAGCCCTTCGGCGCGCTGGATGCGCTCACCCGCGCGCACCTTCAGGACGAGCTGATCAAGATCGTGGCGAAGACGCGCAGCACGGTGGTGATGGTGACCCACGACGTGGATGAAGCGGTGTTGCTGGCCGACCGCATCGTCATGATGACCAACGGCCCCGCGGCCACCATCGGCGAAGTGCTGAAGGTGGACCTACCGCGGCCGCGCGAGCGCATGGCGCTGGCCGGGGATAAGGACTACCACGCATGCCGCACGGCAGTGCTGGACTTCCTGTACCGCAAGCAGCGTAATCCCGCCCTGAAGGAAGCCGCCTGA
- the ntrB gene encoding nitrate ABC transporter permease, which produces MNALAQPAPHAANQAAPADAGTTAELAVVGDQQAHERAERRALAAQADARRAARRDAIAAVVLKVMPPVAGFALFLLMWHGIATMIPAIPTPAATWHAAVPLFADPFYRNGPNDQGIGWNVLASLARVAAGFGLAALIGIPAGFALGRFAFLNAMMAPIISLLRPVSPLAWLPIGLLLFKSANPAAIWAIFICSIWPMVINTAVGVTRVPQDYLNVARVLDLSEWKVFTRVLLPAVLPYMLTGVRLSIGTAWLVIVAAEMLTGGTGIGFWLWDEWNNLKVEHIVIAIFIIGVVGLLLEYALLSLAKRFSYGN; this is translated from the coding sequence GTGAATGCACTAGCCCAGCCGGCCCCGCATGCTGCCAACCAAGCCGCCCCTGCAGATGCCGGCACCACCGCCGAGCTCGCCGTGGTTGGCGACCAGCAAGCCCATGAACGCGCCGAGCGCCGCGCGCTCGCAGCGCAAGCCGATGCGCGCCGCGCGGCGCGGCGCGACGCCATCGCCGCCGTCGTGCTCAAGGTGATGCCGCCCGTAGCAGGCTTTGCGCTGTTCCTGCTGATGTGGCACGGCATCGCCACCATGATCCCCGCCATCCCCACGCCGGCCGCCACCTGGCATGCCGCCGTGCCGCTGTTCGCCGACCCGTTCTACCGCAACGGCCCCAACGACCAGGGCATCGGCTGGAACGTGCTGGCATCGCTGGCGCGCGTGGCGGCAGGCTTCGGGCTGGCGGCGCTGATCGGCATCCCGGCCGGCTTCGCGCTGGGCCGCTTCGCCTTTCTCAACGCCATGATGGCGCCCATCATCAGCCTGCTGCGCCCGGTCTCGCCGCTGGCGTGGCTGCCCATTGGCCTGCTGCTGTTCAAGTCCGCAAACCCGGCGGCAATCTGGGCCATCTTCATCTGCTCGATCTGGCCGATGGTGATCAATACCGCCGTGGGCGTGACCCGCGTGCCGCAGGACTACCTGAACGTGGCGCGCGTGCTCGACCTGTCCGAATGGAAGGTGTTCACCCGCGTGCTGCTGCCGGCCGTGCTGCCGTACATGCTCACCGGCGTGCGGCTGTCCATCGGCACCGCGTGGCTGGTGATCGTGGCCGCGGAAATGCTCACTGGCGGCACCGGCATCGGCTTCTGGCTGTGGGACGAGTGGAACAACCTGAAGGTGGAACACATCGTCATCGCGATCTTCATCATCGGCGTGGTCGGGCTGCTGCTCGAATACGCGCTGCTCAGCCTGGCCAAGCGCTTCAGCTACGGCAACTAA
- a CDS encoding CmpA/NrtA family ABC transporter substrate-binding protein: protein MPSRLKIAKPLHSAVATDASITGADAVPASSGRRRALATIAGASVITLVDPLVRAGAWAAGSDAPEKPEVRIGFIPLTDCASVVMAGTLGFDKKYGIKITPTKEASWAGVRDKLVNGELDAAHVLYGLIYGVQLGIGGPKKDMAVLMNLNHNGQAITLSSKLAEKGVKDGASLKALMMKEKREYTFAQTFPTGTHAMWLYYWLAANGINPMQDAKAITVPPPQMVANMRVGNMDGFCVGEPWGARAIADKIGFTAETTQAIWKDHPEKTLGTTAEFVQKYPNTARAMVAAVLDASKYIDASASNRRKTAETIAAKSYVNTDMDIILDRMLGRYSNGLGKTWDDPDSMKFYQDGIANYPFLSDGMWFLTQQKRWGLLKEHPDYLEVAKKVNRIDIYKQGAAAAQVPLPKSDLRTAKLIDGVVWDASKDPKAYADGFKIKA from the coding sequence ATGCCCTCTCGCCTGAAGATTGCCAAGCCGCTGCATTCAGCAGTTGCCACCGACGCCAGCATCACTGGAGCCGATGCGGTGCCCGCCAGCAGCGGACGGCGCCGCGCACTGGCCACAATCGCTGGCGCCAGCGTGATCACCCTGGTTGATCCCCTGGTACGCGCTGGCGCATGGGCAGCCGGCTCCGACGCACCGGAAAAGCCGGAGGTACGGATCGGCTTCATCCCGCTGACGGACTGCGCCTCGGTCGTGATGGCGGGCACGCTCGGCTTCGACAAGAAGTACGGCATCAAGATCACGCCCACCAAGGAAGCCTCCTGGGCCGGCGTGCGCGACAAGCTGGTCAATGGCGAACTCGATGCGGCACATGTGCTGTACGGCCTGATCTACGGCGTGCAGCTTGGCATCGGCGGCCCCAAGAAGGATATGGCCGTGCTGATGAACCTGAACCACAACGGCCAGGCCATCACGCTGTCGTCCAAGCTGGCGGAGAAAGGCGTCAAGGACGGCGCCAGCCTGAAGGCGCTGATGATGAAGGAAAAGCGCGAGTACACCTTCGCCCAGACCTTCCCCACCGGCACCCACGCCATGTGGCTGTACTACTGGCTGGCCGCCAACGGGATCAACCCGATGCAGGACGCCAAGGCCATCACCGTGCCGCCGCCGCAGATGGTGGCCAACATGCGCGTAGGCAACATGGACGGCTTCTGCGTGGGCGAGCCCTGGGGCGCGCGCGCCATCGCCGACAAGATCGGCTTTACCGCGGAGACCACGCAGGCGATCTGGAAGGACCACCCGGAGAAGACCCTGGGCACTACGGCCGAGTTCGTGCAGAAGTATCCCAACACGGCGCGCGCGATGGTTGCCGCCGTGCTCGACGCATCGAAGTACATCGACGCTTCGGCCTCCAACCGCCGCAAGACCGCCGAGACCATTGCCGCCAAGTCCTACGTCAACACCGACATGGACATCATCCTGGACCGCATGCTGGGCCGCTACAGCAACGGCCTGGGCAAGACCTGGGACGACCCGGACTCGATGAAGTTCTACCAGGACGGCATCGCCAACTATCCCTTCCTCTCCGACGGCATGTGGTTCCTCACGCAGCAAAAGCGCTGGGGCTTGCTCAAGGAACATCCGGACTACCTGGAGGTGGCGAAGAAGGTCAACCGCATCGACATCTACAAGCAGGGCGCCGCCGCGGCGCAGGTGCCGCTGCCCAAGAGCGACTTGCGCACCGCGAAGCTGATCGACGGCGTGGTATGGGACGCCAGCAAGGACCCGAAGGCCTACGCCGACGGTTTCAAGATCAAGGCCTGA
- a CDS encoding fumarylacetoacetate hydrolase family protein produces the protein MTEFVFAPPAPHGVPVRGSSAQFPVRRVYCVGRNYAAHAREMGSDPDREPPFFFCKPADAVSYVADGTEGTFPYPQGTSNCHYEVELVVAIGKGGKGIAEADAASHVFGYALGLDMTRRDLQNESKKTGRPWETGKAFDKSAPIGPIVPVSVIGHPQKGAVTLAVNGVEKQRGDLSDLIWSVPEMVSYLSKLFELQPGDLIYSGTPEGVGPVVKGDVMLCKIEGVGELTVKVV, from the coding sequence ATGACCGAATTCGTATTTGCCCCGCCGGCGCCCCATGGCGTGCCCGTGCGTGGCAGCAGCGCTCAGTTCCCGGTGCGCCGGGTTTACTGCGTGGGCCGCAACTATGCCGCCCATGCCCGTGAAATGGGTTCGGATCCGGATCGCGAGCCGCCATTCTTCTTCTGCAAGCCCGCCGACGCCGTGAGCTATGTCGCCGACGGCACCGAAGGCACCTTCCCCTATCCCCAGGGCACCAGCAACTGCCACTACGAAGTGGAGCTGGTCGTTGCCATCGGCAAGGGCGGCAAGGGCATCGCCGAGGCGGACGCCGCGAGCCACGTGTTTGGCTACGCGCTTGGTCTCGACATGACGCGCCGCGACCTGCAGAACGAATCGAAGAAGACTGGCCGCCCCTGGGAAACCGGCAAGGCCTTCGACAAGTCCGCCCCGATCGGCCCGATCGTGCCGGTGTCCGTCATCGGCCATCCGCAGAAGGGCGCGGTGACGCTGGCCGTCAACGGCGTCGAGAAGCAGCGCGGCGACCTATCGGACCTGATCTGGTCGGTGCCCGAAATGGTGTCCTATCTCTCCAAGCTGTTCGAGCTGCAACCCGGCGACCTGATCTACAGCGGCACGCCGGAAGGCGTGGGCCCGGTGGTCAAGGGCGATGTCATGCTGTGCAAGATCGAAGGCGTGGGCGAGCTCACCGTCAAGGTAGTCTGA
- the maiA gene encoding maleylacetoacetate isomerase — translation MLKLYSYFRSSASYRVRIALQLKGLPYEYMPVHLLRDGGQQLLPAYRALNPDALVPTLLDDDHVLIQSVAMVEYLDETHPEPPLLPGSALDRAYIRALALEVACEIHPLNNLRVLKYIKHTLGVAEEAKDAWYRHWVELGFESVNTNLVRSGKAGRFCFGDTPTLADICLVPQVFNAQRFNIDVARYPAIAKVFDSCMALPAFQQAEPKAQPDAE, via the coding sequence ATGCTCAAGCTTTACAGTTACTTTCGCAGCTCCGCCTCGTACCGTGTGCGCATCGCCCTGCAGTTGAAGGGCCTGCCTTACGAGTACATGCCGGTCCATCTGTTGCGCGACGGCGGCCAGCAACTGCTGCCGGCCTACCGGGCGCTGAACCCCGATGCGCTGGTGCCGACCCTGCTGGATGACGATCATGTATTGATCCAGTCCGTAGCGATGGTCGAGTACCTCGACGAGACGCATCCCGAGCCGCCCCTGCTGCCGGGCAGCGCGCTCGACCGCGCCTACATCCGCGCCCTGGCGCTGGAGGTGGCATGCGAGATCCATCCGCTGAACAACCTGCGCGTGCTGAAGTACATCAAGCACACGCTGGGCGTGGCGGAGGAGGCCAAGGACGCATGGTATCGCCACTGGGTCGAGCTGGGTTTCGAGTCGGTGAATACCAACCTCGTGCGCTCGGGCAAGGCAGGGCGCTTCTGCTTCGGCGATACGCCGACGCTGGCCGATATCTGCCTGGTGCCGCAGGTGTTCAACGCGCAGCGCTTCAATATCGACGTGGCCCGCTACCCGGCCATCGCCAAGGTGTTCGACTCCTGCATGGCGCTGCCCGCGTTCCAGCAGGCCGAGCCCAAGGCGCAGCCGGACGCTGAGTAA
- the ftsY gene encoding signal recognition particle-docking protein FtsY codes for MFSFWKKRKAEPVSAPPEVQSPAPAATPAAAPASAPTPIPTAGPAPAAVVSVPTTPIEPVQSVPAAAAEELELVLTPPPAASAEARRGWMQRLRTGLSKTSRNLGTLFVGVKVDEDLFEDLETALIMADAGVEATEHLLSALRRRVKTERIDTAEGVKAALRELLTDLLRPLEKTMSLGREQPLVMMISGVNGAGKTTSIGKLCKHFQSYDQSVLLAAGDTFRAAAREQLTIWGERNNVTVVSQESGDPAAVIFDAVNAARARSIDIVMADTAGRLPTQLHLMEELKKVKRVIAKAMPNAPHESLLVIDGNTGQNALSQVKAFDDALGLTGLIVTKLDGTAKGGILAAIARQRPVPVYFIGVGEKVEDLQPFNAEEFADALLG; via the coding sequence ATGTTTAGTTTCTGGAAGAAGCGCAAGGCCGAACCGGTGAGTGCGCCGCCCGAGGTGCAAAGCCCGGCGCCCGCCGCCACACCGGCCGCGGCGCCCGCCAGCGCGCCAACCCCCATTCCCACGGCCGGGCCTGCCCCGGCCGCCGTCGTTTCCGTCCCGACAACCCCCATCGAACCGGTCCAGAGCGTGCCTGCGGCCGCTGCCGAGGAACTGGAACTGGTGCTGACCCCGCCGCCGGCCGCCTCCGCCGAGGCCAGGCGCGGCTGGATGCAGCGCCTGCGCACCGGGCTGTCCAAGACCAGCCGCAACCTGGGCACGCTGTTCGTTGGCGTCAAGGTCGACGAAGACCTGTTCGAGGACCTGGAAACGGCCCTGATCATGGCCGACGCCGGCGTCGAGGCTACCGAGCACCTGCTGAGCGCCCTGCGGCGCCGCGTCAAGACCGAACGCATCGACACCGCCGAAGGCGTCAAGGCCGCGCTGCGCGAACTGCTGACCGACCTGCTGCGCCCGCTCGAGAAAACCATGTCACTGGGCCGCGAGCAGCCGCTGGTGATGATGATCTCGGGCGTCAACGGCGCCGGCAAGACCACTAGCATCGGCAAGCTGTGCAAGCACTTCCAGAGCTATGACCAGTCCGTGCTGCTGGCCGCCGGCGACACCTTCCGCGCCGCCGCGCGCGAGCAGCTGACCATCTGGGGCGAGCGCAACAACGTCACCGTGGTCTCGCAGGAGAGCGGCGACCCGGCCGCGGTGATCTTCGACGCGGTCAACGCGGCACGCGCACGCAGCATCGATATCGTGATGGCCGATACCGCGGGCCGCCTGCCCACGCAGCTGCACCTGATGGAAGAGCTGAAGAAGGTCAAGCGCGTCATCGCCAAGGCGATGCCGAACGCGCCGCACGAGTCGCTGCTGGTGATCGACGGCAACACCGGCCAGAACGCGCTGTCCCAGGTCAAGGCGTTCGACGACGCGCTGGGCCTGACCGGGCTGATCGTGACCAAGCTCGACGGCACCGCCAAGGGCGGCATCCTGGCCGCGATCGCGCGCCAGCGCCCGGTACCGGTCTACTTCATCGGCGTGGGCGAGAAGGTCGAAGACCTGCAGCCTTTCAATGCCGAGGAATTCGCCGACGCACTGCTCGGCTGA
- a CDS encoding M16 family metallopeptidase: MLRRLAGAACGALALIASQTALAAIPIEQWTTSTGARVYFVRSPSIPMLDVNMDFDAGSRYDPADKAGLATLASALLDKGAAAQDGQPARNEAQVADAFADTGADFGGAASSDRGGVGLRTLTSEPELSQSLALAGQLIKAPAYPDAVVAREKQRLITAIREADTKPGVIADKMVSRAIYPSHPYGVSPTVASVESITRADIERFWRDNFAASRAVVTLIGAIDRKQAETIAEQLTRDLPAGATPPTMPPVQLKIPASEQRVPHPAQQATVAISQPAIARGDPDYFALLVGNYVLGGGGFSSRLTDEVREKRGLTYGVDSYFAPAKQAGPFGISLQTKKAQTNEALALVRKVLAQYVAEGPSDTELKAAKDNLVNGFPLRIDSNRKLLTNVANIGWYRLPLDYLDTWTAQIGKVTRTQVREAFQRHVFPDAMATVIVGGPE; this comes from the coding sequence CTGTTGCGTCGCCTGGCAGGCGCGGCTTGCGGTGCGCTTGCCCTGATCGCCTCGCAGACCGCGCTGGCTGCGATCCCGATCGAGCAGTGGACCACCTCCACCGGCGCCCGCGTGTATTTCGTGCGCAGCCCGTCCATCCCCATGCTCGACGTCAATATGGATTTTGACGCCGGCAGCCGCTACGACCCGGCCGACAAGGCCGGCCTTGCCACGCTCGCCTCGGCTCTGCTCGACAAGGGCGCGGCCGCGCAGGATGGCCAACCGGCCCGCAATGAAGCACAGGTGGCCGACGCCTTCGCCGACACCGGTGCCGACTTCGGCGGCGCCGCCAGCAGCGATCGCGGCGGCGTCGGCCTGCGCACGCTGACCTCCGAGCCGGAACTCAGCCAGTCGCTCGCGCTGGCCGGGCAGCTGATCAAGGCGCCGGCCTACCCGGATGCCGTTGTGGCGCGCGAGAAGCAACGCCTGATCACCGCCATCCGCGAGGCCGACACCAAGCCCGGCGTGATCGCCGACAAGATGGTGTCGCGCGCGATCTATCCATCGCATCCGTATGGCGTGTCGCCGACCGTGGCCAGTGTCGAGTCGATCACGCGGGCCGATATCGAGCGCTTCTGGCGGGATAATTTCGCCGCGTCGCGCGCCGTCGTGACGCTGATCGGCGCCATCGACCGCAAGCAGGCCGAGACCATCGCCGAGCAACTGACGCGCGACCTGCCGGCCGGCGCCACGCCGCCCACGATGCCTCCCGTGCAACTCAAGATCCCGGCCAGCGAGCAGCGCGTGCCGCATCCGGCGCAGCAGGCTACGGTAGCAATCAGCCAGCCCGCCATCGCGCGTGGCGATCCCGACTACTTTGCCCTGCTGGTGGGCAACTACGTGCTCGGCGGCGGCGGCTTCAGCTCGCGCCTGACCGATGAGGTGCGGGAAAAGCGCGGCCTGACCTACGGTGTCGACAGCTACTTCGCGCCGGCCAAGCAGGCAGGGCCCTTCGGCATCAGCCTGCAGACCAAGAAGGCGCAGACCAACGAAGCCCTGGCGCTGGTGCGCAAGGTGCTGGCGCAGTACGTGGCGGAAGGCCCCAGCGACACCGAACTGAAGGCCGCCAAGGACAATCTGGTCAACGGCTTCCCGCTGCGCATCGACAGCAACCGCAAGCTGCTGACCAATGTGGCCAATATCGGCTGGTACCGGCTGCCGCTGGACTACCTAGACACCTGGACCGCACAGATCGGCAAGGTCACCCGTACCCAGGTCCGGGAAGCCTTCCAGCGCCACGTGTTCCCGGACGCCATGGCGACCGTCATCGTGGGTGGACCGGAATAG
- the rsmD gene encoding 16S rRNA (guanine(966)-N(2))-methyltransferase RsmD produces the protein MNSRTRSPSPAASGRSPSSSPRQSPAQVRIIGGKWKRTPLPVLDAEGLRPTPDRVRETLFNWLGQDMSGLACLDLFAGSGALGFEAASRGAQQVTMVEANPRVAKQLRDNQYRLDAQQIRVVQGDAFATAAQMPSASFDVVFLDPPFAEDWLGPALEHAARLSRPGGAVYVETDRALSGPDAPVPAALEIVRHARAGAVHFHLLQHRNL, from the coding sequence ATGAATTCGCGTACCCGATCTCCCTCGCCCGCCGCCAGCGGGCGATCCCCATCCTCCTCGCCGCGGCAGTCTCCTGCCCAGGTCCGTATCATTGGCGGCAAGTGGAAGCGCACGCCACTGCCCGTGCTCGACGCCGAAGGCCTGCGTCCCACCCCTGACCGCGTGCGTGAGACCCTGTTCAACTGGCTGGGGCAGGACATGTCCGGGCTGGCGTGCCTCGATCTGTTTGCCGGCTCCGGCGCACTGGGTTTCGAGGCTGCCTCCCGAGGTGCCCAGCAGGTCACCATGGTCGAAGCCAATCCGCGCGTGGCCAAGCAACTGCGGGACAACCAGTACCGGCTCGACGCCCAGCAGATCCGGGTGGTGCAAGGTGACGCATTCGCTACGGCGGCGCAGATGCCGTCGGCCAGCTTCGACGTGGTGTTCCTCGATCCGCCCTTTGCCGAAGACTGGCTTGGCCCCGCGCTGGAGCATGCGGCGCGGCTGTCACGTCCAGGCGGCGCCGTGTATGTGGAAACGGATCGCGCCCTGAGCGGCCCCGACGCCCCGGTGCCCGCGGCGCTGGAGATCGTGCGGCATGCGCGGGCCGGCGCGGTGCATTTCCATTTGCTGCAGCACAGGAACCTTTGA
- the coaD gene encoding pantetheine-phosphate adenylyltransferase, giving the protein MVVAVYPGTFDPMTRGHEDLVRRASNIFDELVVGVAHSPNKRPFFSLEERIGIAREVLGHYPNVRVEGFSGLLKDFVRKNNARVIVRGLRAVSDFEYEFQMAGMNRYLLPDVETMFLTPSDQYQFISGTFVREIAVLGGDVSKFVFPSVERWLAEKISSKAE; this is encoded by the coding sequence ATGGTCGTCGCGGTCTATCCCGGCACTTTCGATCCAATGACCCGGGGCCACGAGGATCTGGTGCGCAGAGCATCCAACATCTTCGATGAGCTCGTGGTCGGCGTGGCGCATAGCCCGAACAAGCGCCCGTTCTTTTCGCTGGAAGAGCGCATAGGCATCGCCCGTGAAGTCCTCGGGCACTATCCCAATGTGCGCGTCGAAGGTTTCTCCGGCCTGCTCAAGGATTTTGTCCGCAAGAACAACGCGCGCGTGATCGTGCGGGGTTTGCGCGCGGTCTCCGACTTCGAGTACGAGTTCCAGATGGCGGGCATGAACCGCTACCTGCTGCCGGACGTGGAAACCATGTTCCTGACACCGTCCGACCAGTACCAGTTCATCTCCGGCACGTTCGTGCGCGAGATCGCGGTGCTTGGCGGGGATGTCAGCAAATTTGTATTTCCCTCGGTCGAACGCTGGCTCGCGGAGAAGATCAGCAGCAAAGCGGAATAA
- a CDS encoding YfhL family 4Fe-4S dicluster ferredoxin produces MALLITDDCINCDVCEPECPNEAISMGPEIYEIDPNKCTECVGHFDEPQCQQVCPVACIPHDPNRIETREILMDRYRLLTAAKRVA; encoded by the coding sequence ATGGCACTATTGATCACCGACGACTGCATCAATTGCGACGTTTGTGAGCCGGAGTGCCCAAACGAAGCCATTTCGATGGGGCCCGAGATCTATGAGATCGACCCCAACAAATGTACCGAATGCGTCGGGCACTTCGACGAGCCGCAATGCCAGCAGGTTTGCCCTGTGGCTTGCATCCCGCACGATCCCAACCGGATCGAGACGCGCGAGATCCTGATGGATCGCTATCGGCTCCTTACGGCGGCCAAACGGGTAGCCTGA